One genomic window of Halobellus limi includes the following:
- a CDS encoding type II/IV secretion system ATPase subunit: MTSGATRGPSGADALVVPAPEPPDGADAWYARTVRAQYEVAPGVVATVRDAVDGVGFSYHLREPALGASAERALASVTTYFSSIEVRRPLTRQGTAERAAAGLPAKYRRVLDRLLDVAPAARRRIEYYALCELRLLGPVTPIALDDRVDVVDVEGETDGALVVHTENYAPAVTEFRADAAFATRVAGERLRDYTVSFAGFDVDVVVHRDRLLGDDRFDAKYAVLEPDLLPGDEELIDECKDRIWEANVDEVVEDRTAFIRERARDFLSRRLTARNTRAWFEATRYRVRDALSAYGLGVPPVDRRYAQDRLDDLVYYVLRDYVGEGVLTVPIRDPHLEDVEANRVGERIKVVPRADVVRAGERVPTNLTFEDETSFVNVVTQLAAADGVELSASQPSAKVNLRPEGVAPDASGHGETIRCAVALPVISEDGPHVSIRKQASSPLTPIDLVEFGSIPTELVTLLWLLYEHHRVVLFSGPTGAGKTTLMNAHMPFIPYDHRPISIDEGSREVYLPHETGVSLTTRDHENAYKRVSMADLMTEANYLNPDVEVIAEVNTPESFETFAEVLNTGHGVVGTTHAEDIETLVNRVVEQGLPVYLLRELDLVVFPRRVDGERYVGSAVELLTESEYEELPASARTGVVEKDGTTLYYNTLLWRETDGSFSMAYDHPRLGGERAATAGETHHSALRVFHRVAAATDSDVADVEREFRRKRGYVEYLLREGERDVDRLFGFLSDLRTDEAATVERVRRQQAHRTRTDGGTRNAEPSESSGGVEAGTDDSDGADACGDFDDLGGDTRRSDRP; encoded by the coding sequence ATGACTTCGGGGGCGACACGGGGACCGAGCGGGGCCGACGCGCTGGTCGTTCCTGCCCCCGAACCCCCGGACGGCGCCGACGCGTGGTACGCTCGAACCGTCCGAGCGCAGTACGAGGTGGCGCCGGGCGTGGTCGCGACGGTCCGCGACGCGGTCGACGGCGTCGGGTTCTCTTATCACCTCCGGGAGCCGGCGCTCGGGGCGAGCGCAGAACGGGCGCTGGCGTCGGTGACGACGTACTTCTCGAGCATCGAAGTCCGGCGGCCGCTCACCCGGCAGGGAACGGCCGAGCGCGCGGCGGCGGGACTGCCCGCGAAGTACCGTCGCGTCCTCGACAGACTGCTCGACGTCGCCCCCGCCGCACGCCGTCGAATCGAGTACTACGCGCTCTGTGAGCTGCGGCTGCTCGGCCCGGTCACGCCGATCGCGCTCGACGACCGCGTCGACGTCGTCGACGTCGAGGGCGAGACCGACGGCGCGCTCGTCGTCCACACCGAGAACTACGCCCCGGCCGTGACGGAGTTCCGCGCCGACGCCGCGTTCGCGACACGGGTCGCCGGCGAGCGACTGCGCGATTACACCGTCTCCTTCGCCGGCTTCGACGTCGACGTGGTCGTCCACCGCGACCGACTCCTCGGCGACGACCGCTTCGACGCGAAGTACGCCGTCCTCGAACCCGACTTACTCCCCGGCGACGAGGAGTTGATCGACGAGTGCAAAGACCGGATCTGGGAGGCCAACGTCGACGAGGTCGTCGAGGACCGGACGGCGTTCATCCGCGAGCGGGCGCGCGACTTCCTCTCCCGCCGGCTCACCGCTCGCAACACCCGCGCGTGGTTCGAGGCGACCCGGTACCGCGTCCGCGACGCGCTCTCGGCGTACGGCCTCGGCGTCCCGCCCGTCGACCGCCGCTACGCGCAGGACCGCCTCGACGACCTGGTCTACTACGTCCTCCGCGACTACGTCGGCGAGGGCGTCCTCACGGTTCCGATCCGCGATCCCCACCTCGAGGACGTCGAGGCGAACCGGGTGGGCGAGCGGATCAAGGTCGTCCCCCGCGCCGACGTCGTCCGCGCCGGCGAGCGCGTTCCGACGAACCTCACGTTCGAAGACGAGACGAGTTTCGTCAACGTCGTGACCCAGCTCGCCGCCGCCGACGGCGTCGAACTCAGCGCGAGCCAGCCGTCGGCGAAGGTGAACCTCCGGCCCGAGGGCGTCGCCCCCGACGCCTCCGGCCACGGCGAGACGATCCGGTGCGCCGTCGCGCTACCGGTCATCTCCGAGGACGGCCCGCACGTCTCGATCCGCAAGCAGGCCTCGTCGCCGCTGACGCCGATCGACCTCGTCGAGTTCGGCTCGATCCCGACCGAACTGGTGACGCTCCTGTGGCTGCTGTACGAACACCACCGCGTCGTGCTCTTCTCGGGGCCGACCGGCGCTGGCAAGACGACGCTGATGAACGCGCATATGCCCTTTATTCCCTACGACCACCGCCCGATCAGCATCGACGAGGGCTCTCGGGAGGTGTACCTGCCGCACGAGACGGGCGTCTCGCTGACGACGCGCGACCACGAGAACGCGTACAAACGCGTCTCGATGGCGGACCTGATGACCGAGGCGAACTATCTGAATCCCGACGTCGAGGTCATCGCCGAGGTCAACACGCCCGAGTCGTTCGAGACCTTTGCTGAGGTACTCAATACCGGGCACGGCGTCGTGGGCACCACGCACGCCGAGGACATCGAGACGCTCGTCAACCGGGTCGTCGAGCAGGGGCTGCCCGTCTACCTCCTGCGCGAACTCGACCTCGTCGTCTTTCCCCGACGCGTCGACGGCGAGCGCTACGTCGGCTCGGCGGTCGAACTCCTCACCGAGTCCGAGTACGAGGAGTTACCGGCCTCCGCGCGGACCGGCGTCGTCGAGAAGGACGGCACGACGCTGTACTACAACACGCTGCTGTGGCGCGAGACCGACGGGTCCTTCTCGATGGCGTACGACCACCCGCGACTCGGCGGCGAGCGCGCGGCGACCGCGGGCGAGACCCACCACAGCGCGCTCCGGGTCTTCCACCGGGTCGCCGCCGCGACCGACAGCGACGTCGCGGACGTCGAACGCGAGTTCCGGCGCAAGCGCGGGTACGTCGAGTACCTCCTCCGGGAGGGCGAACGCGACGTCGACCGGCTGTTCGGGTTCCTCTCGGACCTCCGGACCGACGAGGCCGCGACGGTCGAGCGCGTCCGGCGACAGCAGGCCCACCGGACTCGAACGGACGGGGGCACGCGAAACGCCGAGCCGAGCGAGTCCAGCGGCGGTGTCGAGGCCGGTACCGACGACTCTGACGGTGCGGACGCCTGCGGCGACTTCGACGACCTCGGCGGCGACACGCGCCGGAGCGATCGCCCGTGA
- a CDS encoding DUF7266 family protein, with protein sequence MIPNRVGRTGPQPADRGLSPVVGKTLELGVGVLFVALLTATLFGGVAPDYRASVGTELGDRTLVAAAERTEAAVPSGDALRVDRRVAVRLPETIHGDPYRIVAGRADGGPALTLRHPDGRIGGRLLLDVPGDVAVGGAVTSTSPSWIRVVGGDGGGTRVTLGDDASEPRAPTGGGATTEGTK encoded by the coding sequence GTGATCCCGAACCGCGTCGGCCGCACGGGACCGCAACCGGCCGATCGGGGGCTCTCGCCCGTCGTGGGGAAGACGCTCGAACTCGGCGTCGGCGTGCTGTTCGTCGCCCTGCTGACGGCGACGCTCTTCGGCGGCGTCGCCCCCGACTACCGGGCGTCGGTCGGGACCGAACTCGGCGACCGGACGCTCGTCGCGGCCGCCGAGCGGACGGAGGCCGCGGTCCCGTCCGGCGACGCCCTCCGGGTCGACCGCCGCGTCGCGGTCCGACTCCCCGAGACGATCCACGGCGATCCGTACCGCATCGTCGCCGGGCGGGCCGACGGCGGACCGGCCCTGACGCTCCGCCACCCCGACGGACGGATCGGCGGGCGGCTTCTCCTCGACGTCCCCGGAGACGTCGCGGTCGGCGGCGCCGTCACGAGCACGTCGCCGTCGTGGATCCGCGTCGTCGGAGGTGACGGTGGCGGAACCCGCGTCACGCTCGGCGACGACGCAAGCGAACCTCGGGCTCCGACCGGCGGCGGTGCGACGACGGAGGGGACGAAGTGA
- a CDS encoding nucleotide-binding protein yields the protein MVEAFAVASGKGGTGKTTSTLALGMALAERYDVTVIDADTGMANLLFHAGLDDADVTLHDLLVAERDVPVEAAVYERFGMSVVPCGTSLTAFEEADPARLRDVVAELAADTDVLLLDSPAALGSKSAVLPVVLADRVVVVLQPTVPSLSDGLKVQEYARSYGTETAGVLFNRVRPDEDVETIAEQAARYFGGTTLASVPESDAVRAARRAGEPLLAHAPRDPAADAFHEAAGNLDVRAGDAAGVADRFRSAVVPDRP from the coding sequence ATGGTCGAAGCGTTCGCCGTCGCGAGCGGCAAGGGCGGCACCGGGAAGACGACGAGCACGCTGGCGCTCGGGATGGCGCTCGCCGAGCGGTACGACGTCACGGTCATCGACGCCGACACCGGGATGGCGAACCTCCTGTTTCACGCCGGGCTGGACGACGCGGACGTGACCCTGCACGACCTGCTCGTCGCCGAGCGCGACGTCCCGGTCGAGGCGGCCGTCTACGAGCGCTTCGGGATGTCGGTCGTCCCCTGCGGGACGAGCCTCACGGCGTTCGAGGAGGCCGATCCGGCGCGACTTCGGGACGTCGTCGCCGAACTCGCGGCCGACACGGACGTCCTCCTGCTCGACTCGCCGGCGGCGCTCGGGTCGAAGAGCGCGGTCCTCCCCGTCGTGCTCGCCGACCGCGTCGTCGTCGTGCTCCAGCCGACGGTCCCCTCCCTCTCGGACGGCCTGAAGGTCCAGGAGTACGCCCGCTCGTACGGCACCGAGACCGCGGGCGTGCTGTTCAACCGCGTCCGCCCCGACGAGGACGTCGAGACGATCGCCGAGCAGGCCGCGCGCTACTTCGGCGGCACGACGCTCGCGAGCGTCCCCGAGAGCGACGCGGTGCGGGCGGCCCGCCGCGCCGGCGAACCCCTGCTCGCGCACGCGCCGCGAGACCCCGCCGCGGACGCCTTCCACGAGGCCGCGGGGAACCTGGACGTCCGCGCGGGCGACGCCGCCGGGGTCGCCGACCGCTTCCGGAGCGCGGTCGTCCCGGACCGGCCCTGA
- a CDS encoding DUF7289 family protein encodes MSRGRRPNPAVTAADRREDRAQAADRRGDRAQAAVVGVAILLGLTVLAVGGLTATAGSIVEDGAASASATRVGDDLETALGPGTGERETTVELASGTIEVVNRTVWLLDDDGVVWAGHAGAVVYADGDQRVTGFAGAVVQSEPGRSRLAAPSRIAPADGRLYVGVPVLNASGADGVSTGNHRLAVTLRTDGEAARQRLPASGYRVGIETSTPAAWERHLRERGATTTRRDIDGDGVPSVVASFGGERAVHLVVHDVRLDLAVGR; translated from the coding sequence ATGAGCCGGGGCCGACGTCCGAATCCCGCCGTCACGGCCGCCGACCGTCGGGAGGACCGCGCCCAGGCCGCCGACCGTCGGGGGGACCGCGCCCAGGCGGCCGTCGTCGGCGTCGCGATCCTCCTGGGCCTCACCGTCCTCGCCGTCGGCGGACTCACCGCGACCGCGGGCTCGATCGTCGAGGACGGCGCCGCGTCGGCGTCGGCGACCCGCGTCGGCGACGACCTCGAAACCGCGCTCGGTCCCGGCACCGGCGAGCGGGAGACGACCGTCGAACTGGCGAGCGGGACGATCGAGGTGGTGAACCGGACGGTGTGGCTGCTCGACGACGACGGCGTCGTCTGGGCGGGCCACGCCGGCGCGGTGGTCTACGCCGACGGCGACCAGCGGGTGACGGGTTTCGCCGGCGCGGTCGTGCAGAGCGAGCCGGGCCGGAGCCGGCTCGCCGCGCCGAGTCGGATCGCCCCCGCCGACGGACGGTTGTACGTCGGCGTGCCCGTCCTGAACGCCAGCGGCGCGGACGGCGTCTCGACCGGGAACCACCGGCTCGCCGTGACGCTCCGGACCGACGGCGAGGCCGCACGGCAGCGACTCCCGGCGTCCGGCTACCGCGTCGGCATCGAGACGTCGACGCCGGCGGCGTGGGAACGGCACCTGCGTGAGCGCGGCGCGACCACGACCCGACGGGACATCGACGGCGACGGGGTTCCGAGCGTCGTGGCGTCGTTCGGGGGTGAGCGGGCCGTCCACCTCGTCGTCCACGACGTCCGACTCGACCTGGCGGTGGGACGGTGA
- a CDS encoding cobyric acid synthase produces MPAETILVAGTASHVGKSTVVAGLCRRLADAGVDVAPFKAQNMSNEARAVVRPGAVRGGDGEAPDSDDSAFGEIGVSQSVQARAAGVRPTTDHNPVLLKPRGEGESQLVVDGVALGHYAAGDYYAEHWEDARDAAAAAHARLAADHDVVVAEGAGSIAEINFHDRDLANVETARFADARILLVADIERGGVFASILGTLELLPEDVRERVAGVAITKFRGDRSLLEPGVDEIESRTGVPVLAVLPYDDPGLPEEDSVSLPAAGEREVRGTDDGVSEDRAVTVAVPRLPRASNTADVDPLLDVPGVRVAFVPPDGALSDADAVVLTGTKNTADDLRAIREAGLHERLREFDGPVVGLCGGYQLLGERLVAADLEAAGGDAEGEIADNATRDVASGDAACDAPEPDAGTTVPGIGLLPVETAFSRRKRVAPVEWTLDGAGPLASATGTVEGYEIHAGETRTVETGESETRTTEVRTAETRTSETGGPEPNPPPVRFPFASDGRDPVTLGAARGDVFGTYLHGLFENDAAREAFLDSVFERAGVSRPVDEADVDGGESDPYRNAADLVEAIPLDALCPETDAVRTDADG; encoded by the coding sequence ATGCCCGCTGAAACGATCCTCGTCGCCGGCACGGCCAGCCACGTCGGCAAGAGCACCGTCGTCGCCGGGCTGTGTCGCCGCCTCGCCGACGCGGGCGTCGACGTCGCGCCGTTCAAGGCGCAGAACATGAGCAACGAGGCGCGGGCGGTCGTCAGGCCGGGCGCGGTCCGCGGCGGCGACGGAGAAGCGCCGGACAGCGACGACTCGGCCTTCGGCGAGATCGGCGTCTCCCAGTCCGTCCAGGCGCGCGCGGCCGGCGTGCGGCCGACGACGGACCACAACCCCGTCCTCCTGAAGCCCCGCGGCGAGGGCGAATCCCAACTCGTCGTCGACGGGGTCGCCCTCGGCCACTACGCCGCCGGCGACTACTACGCCGAGCACTGGGAGGACGCGCGAGACGCGGCCGCGGCGGCCCACGCGCGCCTCGCGGCCGACCACGACGTCGTCGTCGCCGAGGGCGCGGGATCGATCGCCGAGATCAACTTCCACGACCGCGACCTCGCGAACGTCGAGACCGCCCGCTTCGCCGACGCGCGGATCCTGCTGGTCGCCGATATCGAGCGCGGCGGGGTCTTCGCCTCGATCCTCGGGACGCTGGAACTGCTCCCCGAGGACGTCCGCGAGCGCGTCGCCGGCGTCGCGATCACGAAGTTCCGCGGCGACCGCTCCCTCTTGGAGCCGGGCGTCGACGAGATCGAGTCCCGGACCGGCGTCCCCGTGCTGGCGGTGCTCCCGTACGACGATCCCGGCCTTCCAGAGGAGGACAGCGTCTCGCTCCCGGCAGCGGGCGAACGCGAGGTTCGGGGGACCGACGACGGCGTCTCCGAGGACCGCGCGGTCACGGTGGCCGTCCCGCGCCTCCCGCGGGCGTCGAACACCGCCGACGTCGATCCGCTCCTCGACGTGCCGGGCGTCCGCGTCGCGTTCGTTCCCCCCGACGGGGCGCTGTCGGACGCCGACGCGGTCGTCCTGACGGGGACGAAGAACACCGCCGACGACCTGCGGGCGATCAGAGAGGCGGGACTACACGAGCGGTTACGGGAGTTCGACGGTCCCGTCGTCGGCCTCTGCGGCGGCTACCAACTCCTGGGGGAGCGCCTCGTCGCCGCCGACCTCGAGGCCGCCGGCGGCGACGCCGAAGGCGAGATCGCGGACAACGCGACCCGCGACGTCGCAAGCGGTGACGCCGCTTGTGACGCACCCGAGCCGGACGCCGGAACGACGGTCCCCGGCATCGGTCTGCTCCCCGTCGAGACCGCCTTCTCGCGCCGGAAGCGCGTCGCGCCGGTCGAGTGGACGCTCGACGGGGCCGGCCCGCTCGCGAGCGCGACGGGAACCGTCGAGGGCTACGAGATCCACGCCGGCGAGACGCGGACGGTCGAGACGGGAGAATCCGAGACGCGGACGACCGAGGTGCGGACGGCCGAGACGCGGACATCCGAGACGGGAGGACCAGAGCCGAACCCGCCGCCGGTCCGGTTCCCGTTCGCGAGCGACGGCCGCGACCCGGTGACGCTCGGTGCGGCGCGGGGGGACGTCTTCGGGACGTACCTCCACGGCCTCTTCGAGAACGACGCGGCGCGCGAGGCGTTCCTCGACAGCGTGTTCGAGCGCGCGGGCGTGTCGCGGCCGGTAGACGAGGCCGACGTCGACGGGGGCGAATCCGACCCGTACCGGAACGCCGCCGACCTCGTCGAAGCGATCCCGCTCGACGCGCTCTGTCCCGAAACCGACGCGGTTCGCACCGACGCCGACGGCTGA
- a CDS encoding DUF7262 family protein: MREGGSSARPTADRTARGDAGDAVRAVSDRTGDRAQLATSLVEAAVGALLILSVVAGFLWVPAGQAGTSAEATLDRTAADALAVLDAEAPVGAGRSRLSAACRSERAFAIESDALDERLDVVLPDSVFGRVETPHGTVGAPRPNGVPSGRAALPTGRCTVTIRVWYV; encoded by the coding sequence GTGCGTGAGGGCGGTTCGAGTGCTCGGCCGACGGCCGACCGCACCGCGCGCGGGGACGCCGGCGACGCCGTCCGCGCGGTCTCCGATCGAACCGGTGATCGGGCCCAGCTTGCGACTTCCCTCGTCGAGGCGGCCGTCGGGGCGCTGTTGATCCTCTCGGTCGTGGCCGGGTTCCTCTGGGTGCCGGCCGGGCAGGCGGGGACGTCAGCCGAAGCGACTCTCGATCGGACCGCCGCGGACGCGCTCGCGGTTCTCGACGCCGAGGCTCCCGTCGGCGCGGGTCGGAGCCGTCTCTCGGCCGCCTGCCGCTCGGAGCGCGCGTTCGCGATCGAGTCGGACGCGCTCGACGAGCGTCTCGACGTCGTGCTTCCGGACTCGGTCTTCGGTCGCGTCGAGACGCCACACGGCACTGTCGGTGCGCCGCGACCGAACGGCGTTCCCAGCGGCCGGGCGGCGCTTCCGACGGGGCGCTGTACGGTCACGATCCGGGTGTGGTACGTGTGA
- a CDS encoding DUF7263 family protein: MTERAQATLIGFAVALVVVTTVTVAGATLANDALVDANRDPASVRAAESLAAHLVDEDAAHTSGQHALDADAVSNLSSTDLDDAVPPARGRPVRVSLGGETVLEREGANGSIDARSPRIERRVRVVEATPKTRRVAVGDGAEVAVDDHDGRVSVRVETDPRRTVTTVRAGGRVVLHDPSGLAGRYDVSVPRRRPLVVAFESGGHGEGTATVRWTPRTGTVERLVVTVGA, translated from the coding sequence GTGACCGAACGCGCCCAGGCCACCCTGATCGGGTTCGCCGTCGCGCTCGTGGTCGTGACGACCGTGACGGTCGCCGGAGCGACGCTCGCGAACGACGCCCTCGTCGACGCGAACCGCGATCCCGCGTCGGTCCGTGCCGCCGAGTCGCTCGCGGCGCACCTCGTCGACGAGGACGCGGCACACACGAGCGGGCAGCACGCGCTCGACGCCGACGCCGTCTCGAACCTCAGCTCGACCGACCTCGACGACGCGGTGCCGCCGGCCCGGGGCCGGCCGGTCCGCGTCTCGCTGGGCGGCGAGACCGTCCTCGAACGAGAGGGCGCGAACGGTTCGATCGACGCCCGGTCCCCTCGGATCGAGCGCCGCGTGCGCGTGGTGGAAGCGACGCCGAAAACCCGACGCGTCGCGGTGGGCGACGGGGCCGAGGTCGCCGTCGACGACCACGACGGCCGGGTGTCGGTACGCGTCGAGACCGACCCGCGGCGGACCGTCACGACCGTCCGCGCCGGCGGCCGCGTCGTCCTCCACGACCCGTCGGGGCTCGCCGGTCGGTACGATGTCTCGGTCCCGCGGCGCCGGCCGCTCGTCGTCGCGTTCGAGTCCGGCGGCCACGGGGAGGGAACCGCGACCGTCCGGTGGACGCCGCGAACCGGGACCGTCGAACGACTGGTGGTGACCGTCGGTGCGTGA
- a CDS encoding type II secretion system F family protein: MFASRADSRRHERDRRAYRGTNVTVAFDLYLARVYAASWTLALLTGGAVVGIGLLLPTGFVESTAAVVLERVGRLGGAGSGVAVPERLAFSRTDVAGAVSLVGALVAAGVRFGVVYAGGRYLRWLSAARRANIGRTLPSAVRYLNVLASGSDGRRAMLRRVADTDAYGETAVALRKALNTAAMTGNVDEGLRRVARDTPAQDSLAPFLLKFREHADQGSDALREYLSMESRMLRHQQDRDRQRAAGFLELLAELFVVLLVLPALLVIVLTVMSIVAPGLSAPVRTPLGPVTLRALVVYGSAAFILLVGVATAALVARLRPPDQHVVYRRPASTLATLRTATTNPASAAVAFAPIGIAAFVAAVSLGVDTVISLLVGYVGFSIPVGVVAVRRARLDDAKDHELKDFVHAVSGHVNLGRPFSAAVDHVARDVDLGPLDGDVADLSMNLHLTTPGGDGETDLRTAALDRFVERVGTPMAEQTVGLVIGALDAGSDTGVVFETLQGEVGRLYHEKRALRSGMLVYVAVGWTTALLVIGISVATSANVFAGFDRLSTMSELSGVAVDPGAVDLARDQYRVYVTTQATMLAAGWFAGVASRGQYEALLHSGCLVAVCHVVFTGTGLV, translated from the coding sequence GTGTTCGCCAGCCGCGCGGACTCGCGGCGACACGAGCGGGACCGGCGCGCGTACCGCGGCACCAACGTGACGGTCGCGTTCGACCTCTATTTGGCTCGCGTCTACGCGGCCTCGTGGACCCTCGCGCTGCTCACCGGCGGCGCCGTCGTCGGGATCGGTCTGCTTCTTCCCACTGGCTTCGTCGAATCGACTGCGGCGGTCGTCCTCGAACGGGTCGGCCGTCTCGGCGGTGCGGGGAGCGGGGTGGCAGTGCCGGAACGGCTCGCCTTCTCTCGGACGGACGTGGCCGGTGCGGTCAGTCTCGTCGGTGCACTCGTCGCCGCGGGCGTCCGATTCGGCGTCGTCTACGCCGGCGGTCGCTACCTCCGCTGGCTCTCCGCCGCGCGGCGCGCGAACATCGGGCGGACGCTCCCGAGCGCCGTCCGCTACCTGAACGTCCTCGCCTCGGGCAGCGACGGCCGACGCGCGATGCTCCGACGCGTCGCCGACACCGACGCCTACGGGGAGACGGCGGTGGCGCTGCGGAAGGCGCTCAACACCGCCGCGATGACGGGCAACGTCGACGAGGGGCTGCGCCGGGTCGCCAGAGACACCCCCGCGCAGGACAGCCTCGCGCCGTTCCTCCTGAAGTTCCGCGAACACGCCGACCAGGGCTCTGACGCCCTCCGGGAGTACCTCTCGATGGAGAGCCGGATGCTGCGTCACCAGCAGGACAGAGACCGCCAGCGCGCGGCGGGCTTCCTCGAACTGCTGGCGGAGCTGTTCGTGGTGCTGCTCGTCCTGCCGGCGCTGCTCGTGATCGTTCTCACCGTGATGAGCATCGTCGCGCCCGGACTCTCCGCGCCCGTGCGGACGCCGCTCGGACCGGTCACGCTCCGCGCGCTGGTCGTCTACGGGAGCGCCGCGTTCATCCTCCTCGTGGGGGTCGCCACCGCCGCGCTCGTCGCCCGGCTCCGGCCGCCGGACCAGCACGTCGTCTACCGTCGGCCCGCGAGCACGCTCGCGACCCTCCGAACGGCGACGACGAACCCCGCGAGCGCGGCCGTCGCGTTCGCGCCGATCGGGATCGCGGCCTTCGTCGCGGCGGTCAGTCTGGGCGTCGACACCGTGATCTCGCTGCTCGTCGGCTACGTGGGCTTCTCGATTCCTGTCGGCGTCGTCGCCGTCCGCCGCGCCCGACTCGACGACGCGAAGGACCACGAACTGAAGGACTTCGTCCACGCCGTCTCCGGGCACGTCAACCTCGGCCGGCCGTTCTCGGCGGCGGTGGACCACGTCGCGCGGGACGTGGACCTGGGACCGCTCGACGGCGACGTCGCCGACCTCTCGATGAACCTCCACCTCACGACGCCCGGCGGCGACGGAGAGACGGACCTGCGGACCGCCGCCCTCGACCGCTTCGTCGAGCGGGTCGGGACGCCGATGGCCGAGCAGACCGTCGGCCTCGTGATCGGCGCGCTCGACGCCGGCAGCGACACCGGCGTCGTCTTCGAGACGCTCCAGGGCGAGGTGGGGCGGCTCTACCACGAGAAGCGGGCGCTCCGCTCGGGGATGCTCGTCTACGTCGCGGTCGGGTGGACGACCGCGCTGCTGGTGATCGGTATCAGCGTCGCCACGAGCGCCAACGTCTTCGCGGGGTTCGACCGCCTCTCGACGATGTCGGAGCTCTCTGGCGTCGCGGTCGACCCCGGTGCGGTCGACCTCGCTCGCGACCAGTACCGCGTGTACGTGACGACGCAGGCGACGATGCTCGCCGCCGGGTGGTTCGCCGGCGTGGCCAGCCGCGGGCAGTACGAGGCGCTGCTGCACTCGGGGTGTCTCGTCGCCGTCTGTCACGTCGTCTTCACGGGGACGGGGTTGGTATGA
- a CDS encoding DUF7261 family protein, with amino-acid sequence MSRRSSPFRPGVTDGRDSDVDYASDVDRGSDADRGQVVLVAAAVVAVAFLSMTLAYAQLGYDADRTGAGAVEVASIGGIEGDLAASFRAAVRDEAGEADGDAESDADVGAAGGPRRLERGVTAERIRAAVLADVDRLAERHAAESRSLDVRFDDAAATAWADANCPGGPGREFGPCRSVDGVVVQERAGEATPVAAAFRIRLVSPAESTTATVVVRAV; translated from the coding sequence GTGAGCCGCCGATCGTCCCCGTTTCGCCCGGGCGTGACCGACGGCCGCGACTCCGACGTCGATTACGCCTCCGACGTCGACCGCGGCTCCGACGCGGATCGCGGACAGGTCGTCCTCGTCGCCGCCGCGGTCGTCGCGGTCGCGTTCCTCTCGATGACGCTCGCCTACGCCCAACTGGGGTACGACGCCGACCGGACGGGGGCGGGCGCGGTCGAGGTCGCCTCGATCGGAGGGATCGAAGGCGACCTCGCGGCGTCGTTCCGCGCCGCCGTCCGCGACGAGGCGGGGGAGGCCGACGGCGACGCCGAGTCGGACGCCGACGTCGGGGCGGCCGGCGGCCCGCGGCGTCTGGAACGCGGTGTCACCGCCGAACGGATCCGCGCGGCCGTCCTGGCTGACGTCGACCGATTGGCGGAGCGCCACGCCGCGGAGAGCCGATCGCTCGATGTGCGGTTCGACGACGCGGCCGCGACGGCGTGGGCGGACGCGAACTGCCCGGGCGGCCCCGGCCGGGAGTTCGGTCCCTGCCGATCCGTCGACGGCGTCGTCGTGCAGGAGCGCGCCGGAGAGGCGACGCCGGTGGCCGCCGCGTTCCGGATCCGACTCGTCTCGCCCGCCGAGTCGACGACCGCCACGGTCGTGGTCCGTGCGGTGTGA
- a CDS encoding DUF6989 domain-containing protein: protein MSGRRETAVSTRFAGRWSALRSTDRQVIGWIGVNLLVFGHVVLFETPLWLTYAYNGLLYAIGAGIAVRSAAVRDVFVLGSVAGVLEVGVDAFLVSTGSLVYPDSLPMLLGSPLYMPLSWALVVTYFGYLGRRLDEIAGPLAATVGPSVAAMVLVGFFEYGAHFAGIWRYEFAPLAMLGTVPAFIVVAEGAMFAALYWLVRLRRPLLGGVAFAAVISVSYVGSYALFAALGA from the coding sequence ATGAGCGGGAGACGCGAAACGGCGGTCTCGACACGCTTCGCCGGGCGCTGGAGCGCGCTCCGTTCGACGGACCGGCAGGTGATCGGCTGGATCGGGGTCAACCTGCTCGTCTTCGGCCACGTGGTCCTCTTCGAGACGCCGCTGTGGCTGACGTACGCCTACAACGGCCTGCTGTACGCCATCGGGGCCGGGATCGCCGTCCGCTCTGCGGCCGTGCGGGACGTGTTCGTCCTCGGCAGCGTCGCGGGCGTGCTGGAGGTCGGCGTCGACGCGTTCCTCGTCTCGACCGGCTCGCTCGTCTACCCGGACTCCCTGCCGATGCTCCTGGGGTCGCCCCTGTATATGCCGCTGTCGTGGGCGCTCGTCGTCACGTACTTCGGCTACCTCGGCCGCCGCCTCGACGAGATCGCCGGACCGCTCGCGGCGACGGTCGGGCCGTCGGTCGCCGCGATGGTCCTCGTCGGGTTCTTCGAATACGGCGCGCACTTCGCCGGGATCTGGCGGTACGAGTTCGCCCCGCTCGCGATGCTCGGAACGGTCCCGGCCTTCATCGTCGTCGCGGAAGGCGCGATGTTCGCCGCGCTCTACTGGCTGGTCCGGCTCCGACGGCCGCTGCTCGGCGGCGTCGCCTTCGCGGCCGTCATCAGCGTCAGTTACGTCGGCTCCTACGCGCTGTTTGCGGCCCTCGGCGCGTGA